Proteins encoded within one genomic window of bacterium:
- a CDS encoding PQQ-dependent sugar dehydrogenase yields MKRSRHGSESVYRLGPTLARVLIILILPILWSPAGAAQTVGTTRIADGLASPTYVVSPPDDFNRVFVTERLTGNIRIMELTTATFHATPFLTVSGVTGEGLQGLAFHPNYSVNGFFYVYYFASSPSRTVVERYTRDSTNPDLADSTSGLTIIEIPQPAGNHNGGWLGFGPDGLLYVPQGDGGGQCDPDNNGQNTNTLLSSVLRLDVDRDDFPTDPDRNYGIPPGNPFVGQAGADEIWSYGLRNPFRSSFDRSTGDFYIGDVGQSTREEINFQPASNNGGDNYGWDLREGELPTPTATDCAGGPPPPGNVDPLYAYAHGSGASQGNSVTGGYVYRGPETEIEGKYFFADFVNERIWSIDAGTGANLTDRTTAFVPDVGSINQIVSFGEDGFGNLYIVDLGGEIFRVDGPVGFVPCPDLLLSEDAVMGTEIIEHCRNITLGPNFTVGAGGDLTLRVGNKVTLRNGTTVAGLLTVEIDPALQQTPP; encoded by the coding sequence ATGAAGCGTTCAAGACACGGCTCGGAATCTGTCTATCGACTCGGGCCGACCCTGGCCCGCGTGCTGATCATCCTGATCCTTCCGATCCTTTGGAGCCCAGCCGGCGCGGCGCAGACCGTCGGCACCACGCGGATCGCGGACGGTCTCGCGAGTCCGACATATGTCGTCTCCCCTCCGGACGACTTCAACCGGGTCTTCGTCACCGAGCGCCTGACCGGCAACATCCGGATCATGGAGCTGACGACCGCAACCTTCCACGCCACACCGTTCCTGACCGTCTCGGGCGTCACTGGCGAGGGACTGCAGGGGCTGGCATTTCACCCCAACTACAGCGTCAACGGCTTTTTCTACGTCTACTACTTCGCCAGCAGCCCTTCCCGGACGGTCGTCGAACGCTATACGCGAGACTCGACGAATCCGGACCTGGCGGACTCGACCAGCGGGCTGACCATCATCGAGATCCCTCAGCCCGCGGGCAACCACAACGGGGGTTGGCTCGGGTTCGGGCCGGACGGGCTCCTCTACGTTCCTCAGGGCGACGGGGGCGGCCAGTGCGATCCAGACAACAACGGCCAGAACACGAACACTCTCTTGAGCTCGGTTCTGCGCCTCGATGTCGACCGAGACGACTTTCCGACCGACCCTGACAGGAACTACGGCATACCTCCCGGCAACCCCTTCGTCGGCCAGGCCGGCGCGGACGAGATCTGGTCCTACGGCCTGCGCAACCCGTTCCGTTCGAGCTTCGACCGGTCAACCGGTGACTTCTACATCGGCGACGTCGGCCAGAGCACCCGGGAAGAGATCAACTTCCAGCCGGCCTCGAACAACGGCGGCGACAACTACGGCTGGGATCTGCGCGAAGGCGAGCTCCCGACGCCGACTGCCACGGATTGCGCAGGCGGACCGCCACCGCCTGGGAACGTGGACCCGCTCTACGCCTACGCCCACGGTAGCGGTGCCAGCCAAGGCAACTCGGTAACCGGTGGCTACGTCTACCGCGGCCCCGAAACCGAGATCGAGGGCAAGTACTTCTTTGCCGACTTCGTGAACGAGCGAATCTGGTCCATCGATGCCGGTACGGGAGCGAACTTAACGGACCGGACGACGGCCTTCGTGCCCGACGTCGGAAGCATCAACCAGATCGTCTCGTTCGGCGAAGACGGCTTCGGCAACCTCTACATCGTGGACCTCGGCGGCGAGATCTTTCGCGTCGACGGGCCTGTCGGCTTCGTCCCCTGCCCCGATCTTCTCCTCAGCGAAGACGCGGTGATGGGAACCGAGATCATCGAGCATTGTCGCAACATCACACTCGGCCCCAACTTCACCGTGGGAGCGGGCGGTGACCTGACGCTCCGAGTCGGAAACAAGGTGACCTTGCGAAACGGCACGACCGTCGCGGGTCTACTCACCGTCGAGATCGATCCCGCGCTCCAGCAGACACCGCCGTAG